A window of the Solidesulfovibrio fructosivorans JJ] genome harbors these coding sequences:
- a CDS encoding pyridoxal phosphate-dependent aminotransferase: protein MYLPQPAELRISDDTLDPSCTDGLAHTCPVPGFRSVPRTGVIHVMHRARALGFTSEHPEWANLGQGAPSTSGLPDAPRRIACVECDACEQEYAPVAGRQDLRMKVAEFYNHFHRRGKRSKYTWRNVCIAPGGRAALTRVAAALGNINLGHFIPDYTAYEELLAVFRSFTPIPILLDPETGYRMAPSVLEREIVSRGLGAILTSNPSNPTGRLVAGDELRRWVELSRTYDCALIMDEFYSHYVYGRDEARVSAAAFVEDVDRDPVIVVDGVTKNWRYPGWRVGWIVGPSPVIEAVASAGSFLDGGANHPLQRAAMELLSPEVAEREIAAIKAEFGHKREYLVRELLQLGFEIEAEPAGGFYVWASLKGLPEAFRDAMVFFEKALAEKVIVVPGAFFDVNPGRRRPHSCYKDHIRLSFGPDMEVLRRGVAGLARMLRGGGSL, encoded by the coding sequence ATGTATCTGCCCCAGCCCGCCGAACTTCGGATTTCGGATGATACCCTCGATCCGTCGTGTACCGACGGCCTTGCCCATACCTGCCCCGTTCCCGGCTTTCGCAGCGTGCCGCGCACGGGCGTGATCCACGTCATGCACCGCGCCCGGGCGCTGGGATTTACCTCCGAGCACCCGGAATGGGCCAACCTGGGCCAGGGCGCGCCGTCCACTTCCGGGCTGCCCGACGCCCCCCGGCGCATCGCCTGCGTGGAGTGCGACGCCTGCGAACAGGAATACGCGCCGGTCGCCGGCCGGCAGGACCTGCGCATGAAGGTGGCCGAGTTCTACAACCACTTTCACCGCCGGGGGAAACGCTCCAAGTACACCTGGCGCAACGTCTGCATCGCCCCGGGCGGGCGTGCGGCGCTCACCCGCGTCGCCGCGGCCCTCGGCAACATCAACCTCGGCCATTTCATCCCGGATTACACGGCCTACGAGGAACTGCTGGCCGTCTTCCGTTCCTTCACTCCGATCCCCATTCTCCTCGATCCCGAGACCGGCTACCGCATGGCTCCTTCCGTGCTGGAGCGTGAGATCGTCAGCCGGGGCCTCGGGGCGATCCTCACCTCCAATCCGTCCAACCCCACGGGCCGGCTGGTGGCCGGGGACGAACTGCGGCGGTGGGTGGAACTCTCCAGGACGTACGACTGCGCCCTGATCATGGACGAGTTCTATTCCCATTACGTCTACGGCCGGGACGAGGCGCGGGTTTCGGCCGCGGCTTTCGTGGAGGACGTGGACCGGGACCCGGTGATCGTGGTGGACGGCGTGACCAAGAACTGGCGCTATCCTGGCTGGCGGGTCGGCTGGATCGTGGGCCCGAGCCCGGTCATCGAGGCCGTGGCCAGCGCCGGCTCGTTTCTGGACGGCGGCGCGAACCATCCGCTCCAGCGCGCGGCCATGGAGTTGCTCTCCCCGGAGGTGGCCGAGCGGGAGATCGCGGCCATCAAGGCGGAATTCGGCCACAAGCGCGAGTACCTCGTGCGCGAACTGCTCCAGCTGGGGTTCGAGATCGAGGCCGAGCCGGCCGGCGGCTTTTACGTCTGGGCCAGCCTCAAGGGCCTGCCCGAGGCGTTTCGCGACGCCATGGTCTTTTTCGAAAAGGCGTTGGCGGAAAAGGTCATCGTCGTGCCCGGGGCGTTTTTCGACGTGAACCCCGGGCGGCGGCGGCCCCATTCGTGCTACAAGGACCACATCCGGCTGAGCTTCGGGCCGGACATGGAGGTGCTGCGGCGCGGCGTGGCGGGGCTTGCGCGGATGTTGCGGGGCGGCGGAAGCCTTTGA
- a CDS encoding DNA-binding transcriptional response regulator yields MSKTLLIDRNIAQGTILADTIKGQAYEVDVVHSVEEAEAIFKRETFDAVVLDVSFEAEAKDAVKRVRESAAAASEKRTPLIVVTKNFGESSFLLDSGEVDVLLEYPAHVEQLRQVVEQFVGC; encoded by the coding sequence ATGTCCAAGACATTGCTTATCGATAGGAACATTGCGCAGGGAACCATTCTGGCGGACACGATAAAGGGCCAGGCCTACGAGGTCGACGTCGTGCATTCCGTCGAAGAAGCGGAAGCGATTTTCAAACGGGAAACCTTCGACGCCGTCGTGTTGGATGTTTCCTTCGAAGCGGAAGCCAAGGATGCGGTCAAGCGCGTCAGGGAAAGCGCGGCTGCCGCCTCGGAAAAAAGAACCCCCCTGATTGTCGTGACCAAGAACTTTGGCGAAAGCTCCTTTCTGCTCGATTCGGGCGAGGTGGATGTCTTGCTGGAATACCCGGCCCATGTGGAGCAGTTGCGGCAGGTGGTCGAGCAATTCGTCGGCTGCTGA